One window from the genome of Myxocyprinus asiaticus isolate MX2 ecotype Aquarium Trade chromosome 30, UBuf_Myxa_2, whole genome shotgun sequence encodes:
- the LOC127421269 gene encoding CYFIP-related Rac1 interactor A-like isoform X1, whose protein sequence is MQSFVGWGNMGNLLKQLACAELEHGSIIFLDFEHAQPTEAETAVWNQVSAVLEEAHGILAELQSYNGAGQEIREAIQNPNDLQLQEKAWNAVCPLVAKLKRFYEFSLRLENALRSLLEALTSPPYAPMQHLEREQALAKQFAEILHFTLSFDELKMTNPAIQNDFSYYRRTISRNRLNNQQLEAENEVNNEMANRMSLFYAEATPMLKTLSNATTKFVSENKTLPIEDTTDCLSTMACVCRVMLETPEYRCRFTNTDTMLFCMRVMVGVIILYDHVHPVGAFAKTSKIDMKGCIKVLKEQPSNSVEGLLNALRYTTRHLNDDSTSKQIRALLQ, encoded by the exons ATGCAATCATTTGTTGGCTG GGGGAACATGGGAAATCTGCTGAAACAGCTGGCTTGTGCCGAACTTGAGCATGGCTCAATAATTTTCCTTGACTTTGAAC ATGCCCAGCCCACAGAGGCGGAGACAGCCGTATGGAACCAGGTTAGTGCCGTGCTGGAAGAGGCCCATGGGATACTGGCAGAGTTACAGTCTTACAATGGAGCAGGACAGGAAATAAGAGAG GCGATTCAGAACCCCAATGACCTCCAGCTGCAGGAGAAAGCGTGGAATGCTGTCTGCCCTCTGGTGGCCAAACTCAAGAGGTTCTATGAATTCTCACTCAGGCTAG AGAATGCCCTGCGCAGTCTTTTGGAGGCCCTAACTAGCCCACCCTACGCTCCCATGCAGCATCTGGAGAGAGAGCAAGCACTCGCCAAACAGTTTGCAGAAATCCTGCACTTCACTCTCAGCTTTGATGAGCTTAAG ATGACAAATCCAGCCATACAGAATGACTTTAGTTACTATAGACGGACCATTAGCAGGAATCGGCTGAACAATCAGCAG TTAGAAGCAGAGAATGAAGTGAATAATGAAATGGCCAATCGGATGTCCCTATTCTATGCTGAAGCCACGCCCATGCTCAAAACCCTGAGCAATGCCACGACTAAGTTTGTGTCAGAG AACAAGACTTTGCCAATCGAGGACACCACAGATTGCCTGAGCACCATGGCCTGCGTGTGCCGCGTCATGTTGGAGACTCC GGAATACCGGTGCCGTTTCACCAACACAGACACCATGCTGTTCTGCATGCGTGTGATGGTGGGTGTTATTATCCTATATGACCACGTTCATCCAGTGGGTGCCTTTGCCAAGACCTCCAAGATTGAT ATGAAGGGCTGCATCAAGGTGTTGAAAGAGCAGCCTTCAAACAGTGTTGAGGGACTGTTGAATGCACTGAG GTATACAACAAGACATTTAAATGATGACAGCACATCTAAACAAATCAGGGCCCTGCTTCAATGA
- the LOC127421269 gene encoding CYFIP-related Rac1 interactor A-like isoform X3, which translates to MGNLIKVLGKDLENCPHFFLDFENAQPTEAETAVWNQVSAVLEEAHGILAELQSYNGAGQEIREAIQNPNDLQLQEKAWNAVCPLVAKLKRFYEFSLRLENALRSLLEALTSPPYAPMQHLEREQALAKQFAEILHFTLSFDELKMTNPAIQNDFSYYRRTISRNRLNNQQLEAENEVNNEMANRMSLFYAEATPMLKTLSNATTKFVSENKTLPIEDTTDCLSTMACVCRVMLETPEYRCRFTNTDTMLFCMRVMVGVIILYDHVHPVGAFAKTSKIDMKGCIKVLKEQPSNSVEGLLNALRYTTRHLNDDSTSKQIRALLQ; encoded by the exons ATGGGGAACCTCATTAAGGTCCTTGGCAAGGATTTAGAGAACTGTCCTCATTTTTTCCTGGATTTTGAAA ATGCCCAGCCCACAGAGGCGGAGACAGCCGTATGGAACCAGGTTAGTGCCGTGCTGGAAGAGGCCCATGGGATACTGGCAGAGTTACAGTCTTACAATGGAGCAGGACAGGAAATAAGAGAG GCGATTCAGAACCCCAATGACCTCCAGCTGCAGGAGAAAGCGTGGAATGCTGTCTGCCCTCTGGTGGCCAAACTCAAGAGGTTCTATGAATTCTCACTCAGGCTAG AGAATGCCCTGCGCAGTCTTTTGGAGGCCCTAACTAGCCCACCCTACGCTCCCATGCAGCATCTGGAGAGAGAGCAAGCACTCGCCAAACAGTTTGCAGAAATCCTGCACTTCACTCTCAGCTTTGATGAGCTTAAG ATGACAAATCCAGCCATACAGAATGACTTTAGTTACTATAGACGGACCATTAGCAGGAATCGGCTGAACAATCAGCAG TTAGAAGCAGAGAATGAAGTGAATAATGAAATGGCCAATCGGATGTCCCTATTCTATGCTGAAGCCACGCCCATGCTCAAAACCCTGAGCAATGCCACGACTAAGTTTGTGTCAGAG AACAAGACTTTGCCAATCGAGGACACCACAGATTGCCTGAGCACCATGGCCTGCGTGTGCCGCGTCATGTTGGAGACTCC GGAATACCGGTGCCGTTTCACCAACACAGACACCATGCTGTTCTGCATGCGTGTGATGGTGGGTGTTATTATCCTATATGACCACGTTCATCCAGTGGGTGCCTTTGCCAAGACCTCCAAGATTGAT ATGAAGGGCTGCATCAAGGTGTTGAAAGAGCAGCCTTCAAACAGTGTTGAGGGACTGTTGAATGCACTGAG GTATACAACAAGACATTTAAATGATGACAGCACATCTAAACAAATCAGGGCCCTGCTTCAATGA
- the LOC127421269 gene encoding CYFIP-related Rac1 interactor A-like isoform X2: MGNLLKQLACAELEHGSIIFLDFEHAQPTEAETAVWNQVSAVLEEAHGILAELQSYNGAGQEIREAIQNPNDLQLQEKAWNAVCPLVAKLKRFYEFSLRLENALRSLLEALTSPPYAPMQHLEREQALAKQFAEILHFTLSFDELKMTNPAIQNDFSYYRRTISRNRLNNQQLEAENEVNNEMANRMSLFYAEATPMLKTLSNATTKFVSENKTLPIEDTTDCLSTMACVCRVMLETPEYRCRFTNTDTMLFCMRVMVGVIILYDHVHPVGAFAKTSKIDMKGCIKVLKEQPSNSVEGLLNALRYTTRHLNDDSTSKQIRALLQ, encoded by the exons ATGGGAAATCTGCTGAAACAGCTGGCTTGTGCCGAACTTGAGCATGGCTCAATAATTTTCCTTGACTTTGAAC ATGCCCAGCCCACAGAGGCGGAGACAGCCGTATGGAACCAGGTTAGTGCCGTGCTGGAAGAGGCCCATGGGATACTGGCAGAGTTACAGTCTTACAATGGAGCAGGACAGGAAATAAGAGAG GCGATTCAGAACCCCAATGACCTCCAGCTGCAGGAGAAAGCGTGGAATGCTGTCTGCCCTCTGGTGGCCAAACTCAAGAGGTTCTATGAATTCTCACTCAGGCTAG AGAATGCCCTGCGCAGTCTTTTGGAGGCCCTAACTAGCCCACCCTACGCTCCCATGCAGCATCTGGAGAGAGAGCAAGCACTCGCCAAACAGTTTGCAGAAATCCTGCACTTCACTCTCAGCTTTGATGAGCTTAAG ATGACAAATCCAGCCATACAGAATGACTTTAGTTACTATAGACGGACCATTAGCAGGAATCGGCTGAACAATCAGCAG TTAGAAGCAGAGAATGAAGTGAATAATGAAATGGCCAATCGGATGTCCCTATTCTATGCTGAAGCCACGCCCATGCTCAAAACCCTGAGCAATGCCACGACTAAGTTTGTGTCAGAG AACAAGACTTTGCCAATCGAGGACACCACAGATTGCCTGAGCACCATGGCCTGCGTGTGCCGCGTCATGTTGGAGACTCC GGAATACCGGTGCCGTTTCACCAACACAGACACCATGCTGTTCTGCATGCGTGTGATGGTGGGTGTTATTATCCTATATGACCACGTTCATCCAGTGGGTGCCTTTGCCAAGACCTCCAAGATTGAT ATGAAGGGCTGCATCAAGGTGTTGAAAGAGCAGCCTTCAAACAGTGTTGAGGGACTGTTGAATGCACTGAG GTATACAACAAGACATTTAAATGATGACAGCACATCTAAACAAATCAGGGCCCTGCTTCAATGA